The Athalia rosae chromosome 7, iyAthRosa1.1, whole genome shotgun sequence genome window below encodes:
- the LOC105683595 gene encoding serine/threonine-protein kinase 16 — MNSLGLSLILKMGCICSKETITINGRKYIVREHLGEGGFSTVSLVEDTITHRKYAVKKITCHGPEDQRLALREIECHTMIKHPNVIECVDSMHKGTADPVVNATSQVLLVLPYYHKGTLASELERRAKTCDYMNPREVLGLFLQICEGLRAFHEAKPEPLAHRDLKTANIVLDEGMTPVLMDLGSVAEARVKVCGAQTAQTLQDVAAERCSMPYRAPELFNVDSYCMIDERTDIWSLGCILYALCYFKSPFESVYERGDSVALAVISANITFPENAPYNEDIQNLILSMLKVNPMERPFIYSVIENTHDIIARLEGRV; from the exons ATGAACAGCCTGGGTCTGAGTTTAATCTTAAAAATGGGGTGTATCTGTTCCAAAGAAACCATCACCATTAACGGCAGGAAGTATATTGTACGCGAACATCTTGGTGAAGG AGGATTTAGTACAGTGTCTTTGGTCGAAGACACAATAACGCATAGAAAATATGCGGTTAAAAAAATCACTTGTCACGGACCAGAGGATCAACGACTGGCTCTTAGAGAAATTGAATGTCATACCATGATAAAACACCCAAATGTGATTGAGTGCGTGGATTCTATGCACAAAGGCACTGCTGACCCTGTTGTAAATGCAACCAGTCAAGTGTTGCTCGTTTTGCCATACTACCAT AAAGGTACACTAGCCAGCGAATTGGAGCGGCGGGCAAAAACTTGTGATTACATGAATCCTAGAGAGGTACTAGGCTTGTTTCTTCAAATTTGCGAGGGATTGAGAGCATTCCATGAAGCTAAGCCAGAGCCTCTGGCGCACAGGGATTTAAAAACAGCTAATATTGTACTGGACGAAGGCATGACTCCAGTACTTATGGATCTAG GTTCAGTGGCAGAGGCAAGAGTGAAGGTATGTGGAGCGCAAACGGCTCAAACCTTACAAGATGTTGCCGCCGAAAGATGCTCCATGCCTTACAGAGCTCCAGAGTTATTTAACGTAGATAGCTATTGTATGATTGATGAGAGGACGGATATTTGG TCTCTGGGATGTATCCTGTATGCGTTGTGCTATTTCAAGTCACCATTCGAATCTGTGTACGAACGAGGTGACAGCGTCGCCTTAGCTGTGATAAGTGCAAATATTACATTCCCAGAAAACGCCCCATACAACGAA GATATACAAAACTTAATTCTGTCCATGCTAAAAGTGAATCCCATGGAACGACCTTTTATTTATAGTGTAATAGAAAATACACACGACATTATTGCCAGATTGGAAGGCAGAGTTTAA